One region of Gossypium raimondii isolate GPD5lz chromosome 6, ASM2569854v1, whole genome shotgun sequence genomic DNA includes:
- the LOC105774047 gene encoding bifunctional purple acid phosphatase 26 isoform X1 — MAFGLWFTLFELLLKLFLILAFVKKGSAGITSTFTRTKWQSFDIPLDHKVLAIPNGYNAPQQVHITQGDYNGKAVMVSWVTADKPGSSRVQYGTSEKKYDFKADGTVANYTFYNYKSGYIHHCLVDGLEYETKYYYKIGEGHSSREFWFQTPPKIDPDSPFTFGIIGDLGQTYNSLSTLEHYMQSGGQTVLFLGDLSYADRYQYNDVGIRWDSWGRFIERSAAYQPWIWSAGNHEIEYMPDVGEVLPFKSFLHRFSTPHLASRSNNPLWYAIRRVSAHIIVLSSYSPHVKYTPQWLWLRDELKRVDRKKTPWLIILMHVPIYNSNQAHFMEGESMRAVFERWFVRHRVDFIFAGHVHAYERSYRISNIRYNVSSGYRYPVPNKSAPVYVTVGDGGNQEGLAGRFQDPQPEYSAFREASYGHSTLELKNRTHAFLNWHRNEDGQKVHADSVIFLNRHWASNLRRRRLKKDRLKARGKIDF; from the exons ATGGCTTTCGGGCTGTGGTTCACATTGTTTGAGCTTTTACTCAAGTTGTTTCTTATCTTAGCCTTTGTGAAAAAGGGCAGTGCGGGAATTACAAGTACTTTTACTCGTACGAAATGGCAATCTTTTGATATCCCTCTTGACCATAAAGTACTTGCAATTCCTAATGGTTACAATGCTCCGCAACAA GTGCATATTACTCAAGGTGACTATAATGGAAAAGCTGTAATGGTATCATGGGTTACTGCTGATAAACCTGGGTCTTCTAGAGTACAGTATGGCACATCAGAGAAGAAATATGACTTTAAAGCTGATGGCACAGTGGCTAATTACACCTTTTACAACTATAAATCTGGCTATATTCATCACTGTCTTGTTGATGGTCTAGAG tatGAGACCAAGTACTATTACAAGATTGGTGAAGGTCATTCATCTCGAGAATTTTGGTTTCAAACTCCTCCAAAGATTGACCCGGATTCTCCTTTTACATTTGGAATTATTG GTGATTTGGGTCAAACATATAATTCTCTTTCAACTCTGGAGCATTACATGCAGAGTGGAGGACAAACCGTCTTGTTTCTTGGTGACCTCTCTTATGCTGATAGATACCAATACAATGATGTTGGTATTCGATGGGATTCATGGGGCCGCTTTATTGAGAGAAGTGCTGCTTATCAACCATGGATTTGGTCAGCTGGGAATCATGAGATAGAATACATGCCAGATGTG ggaGAAGTCCTTCCTTTTAAATCATTCCTTCATAGATTTAGTACACCGCATTTGGCTTCTAGAAGCAATAATCCTCTCTGGTATGCTATCCGACGGGTATCAGCTCATATTATTGTCCTCTCCAGCTATTCACCCCATG TGAAATACACTCCTCAATGGCTGTGGCTAAGAGATGAGCTCAAAAGAGTGGATAGAAAGAAGACACCCTGGCTTATTATTCTCATGCATGTCCCCATCTACAATAGTAACCAAGCTCACTTTATGGAGGGTGAAAGTATGCGAGCTGTCTTTGAGCGCTGGTTTGTTCGTCATAGAGTTGATTTCATCTTTGCTGGTCATGTCCATGCCTATGAAAGATCG TATCGCATCTCAAATATCCGTTATAATGTATCAAGTGGCTACCGCTATCCTGTGCCTAACAAATCAGCTCCAGTGTACGTAACAGTTGGAGATGGAGGAAATCAGGAAGGTCTTGCTGGAAG GTTTCAGGACCCACAACCAGAATATTCTGCATTCCGCGAAGCCAGTTATGGTCATTCAACATTGGAGTTAAAGAACCGAACCCATGCATTCTTGAACTGGCACCGAAATGAGGACGGCCAAAAGGTTCATGCTGATTCCGTAATATTCCTCAATCGACACTG GGCAAGCAATCTGCGAAGAAGAAGACTCAAGAAGGATCGACTTAAGGCCAGAGGAAAAATTGATTTCTGA
- the LOC105774047 gene encoding bifunctional purple acid phosphatase 26 isoform X2: protein MVSWVTADKPGSSRVQYGTSEKKYDFKADGTVANYTFYNYKSGYIHHCLVDGLEYETKYYYKIGEGHSSREFWFQTPPKIDPDSPFTFGIIGDLGQTYNSLSTLEHYMQSGGQTVLFLGDLSYADRYQYNDVGIRWDSWGRFIERSAAYQPWIWSAGNHEIEYMPDVGEVLPFKSFLHRFSTPHLASRSNNPLWYAIRRVSAHIIVLSSYSPHVKYTPQWLWLRDELKRVDRKKTPWLIILMHVPIYNSNQAHFMEGESMRAVFERWFVRHRVDFIFAGHVHAYERSYRISNIRYNVSSGYRYPVPNKSAPVYVTVGDGGNQEGLAGRFQDPQPEYSAFREASYGHSTLELKNRTHAFLNWHRNEDGQKVHADSVIFLNRHWASNLRRRRLKKDRLKARGKIDF from the exons ATGGTATCATGGGTTACTGCTGATAAACCTGGGTCTTCTAGAGTACAGTATGGCACATCAGAGAAGAAATATGACTTTAAAGCTGATGGCACAGTGGCTAATTACACCTTTTACAACTATAAATCTGGCTATATTCATCACTGTCTTGTTGATGGTCTAGAG tatGAGACCAAGTACTATTACAAGATTGGTGAAGGTCATTCATCTCGAGAATTTTGGTTTCAAACTCCTCCAAAGATTGACCCGGATTCTCCTTTTACATTTGGAATTATTG GTGATTTGGGTCAAACATATAATTCTCTTTCAACTCTGGAGCATTACATGCAGAGTGGAGGACAAACCGTCTTGTTTCTTGGTGACCTCTCTTATGCTGATAGATACCAATACAATGATGTTGGTATTCGATGGGATTCATGGGGCCGCTTTATTGAGAGAAGTGCTGCTTATCAACCATGGATTTGGTCAGCTGGGAATCATGAGATAGAATACATGCCAGATGTG ggaGAAGTCCTTCCTTTTAAATCATTCCTTCATAGATTTAGTACACCGCATTTGGCTTCTAGAAGCAATAATCCTCTCTGGTATGCTATCCGACGGGTATCAGCTCATATTATTGTCCTCTCCAGCTATTCACCCCATG TGAAATACACTCCTCAATGGCTGTGGCTAAGAGATGAGCTCAAAAGAGTGGATAGAAAGAAGACACCCTGGCTTATTATTCTCATGCATGTCCCCATCTACAATAGTAACCAAGCTCACTTTATGGAGGGTGAAAGTATGCGAGCTGTCTTTGAGCGCTGGTTTGTTCGTCATAGAGTTGATTTCATCTTTGCTGGTCATGTCCATGCCTATGAAAGATCG TATCGCATCTCAAATATCCGTTATAATGTATCAAGTGGCTACCGCTATCCTGTGCCTAACAAATCAGCTCCAGTGTACGTAACAGTTGGAGATGGAGGAAATCAGGAAGGTCTTGCTGGAAG GTTTCAGGACCCACAACCAGAATATTCTGCATTCCGCGAAGCCAGTTATGGTCATTCAACATTGGAGTTAAAGAACCGAACCCATGCATTCTTGAACTGGCACCGAAATGAGGACGGCCAAAAGGTTCATGCTGATTCCGTAATATTCCTCAATCGACACTG GGCAAGCAATCTGCGAAGAAGAAGACTCAAGAAGGATCGACTTAAGGCCAGAGGAAAAATTGATTTCTGA